From a single Nicotiana tomentosiformis chromosome 2, ASM39032v3, whole genome shotgun sequence genomic region:
- the LOC104121613 gene encoding homeobox-leucine zipper protein ATHB-23-like isoform X1 — protein MLFSSTMAFVPSTAQETSSVNFRNHEAANDDLPSSFPSHVFPSSCAPQQEFQGISPLLMRRAMSFDHNQESRVDDDMSDDDGSSHLLGEKKRRLNLEQVKALERSFEMGNKLEPERKMQLARALGLKPRQIAIWFQNRRARCKTKQLEKDYEILKRQCDKLKIDNDALKTQNKKLHSELQLLSLGNRESAGDTPPILFNLNKENEGCNWNINGSGDENNSTIDVNLGTTTTRTSSTNSPLNSHDIFPTAYKVEQTVNEEGFCNMFTNVEDQTNFWPLPVQQHFY, from the exons ATGCTTTTTAGTAGTACCATGGCTTTTGTTCCTTCTACAGCACAAGAAACTAGTTCTGTTAATTTTCGAAACCATGAAGCAGCTAATGATGATCTCCCTTCCTCCTTCCCTAGTCATGTATTTCCCTCTTCTTGTGCTCCTCAACAAGAATTTCAag GAATTTCACCGTTGTTAATGAGGAGAGCCATGTCATTTGATCATAATCAAGAATCGAGAGTGGACGACGACATGTCTGATGACGATGGCTCTTCACATTTACTTGGGGAGAAGAAGAGGAGGCTGAATTTGGAGCAAGTGAAGGCACTTGAGAGAAGTTTTGAGATGGGGAACAAGCTTGAGCCTGAGAGGAAAATGCAACTGGCTAGAGCTCTAGGATTGAAACCCAGGCAGATTGCAATTTGGTTCCAGAACAGAAGAGCTAGGTGTAAGACTAAGCAATTGGAGAAAGATTACGAAATCTTGAAGCGACAATGTGATAAACTTAAGATTGATAATGATGCACTCAAGACTCAAAACAAAAAACTTCACTCTGAG TTGCAGTTATTGAGTCTGGGAAACAGAGAATCAGCTGGAGATACACCACCAATATTATTTAATCTGAACAAGGAAAACGAAGGGTGTAATTGGAACATCAATGGAAGTGGTGATGAGAACAACAGTACTATAGATGTAAATCTTGGAACCacaacaacaagaacatcatCAACAAACAGCCCACTCAACAGCCATGATATTTTTCCAACAGCTTATAAAGTAGAGCAAACTGTCAATGAAGAAGGATTTTGCAACATGTTCACCAATGTGGAAGATCAGACCAATTTTTGGCCATTGCCAGTGCAGCAACACTTTTACTAA
- the LOC104121613 gene encoding homeobox-leucine zipper protein ATHB-23-like isoform X2, giving the protein MLFSSTMAFVPSTAQETSSVNFRNHEAANDDLPSSFPSHVFPSSCAPQQEFQGISPLLMRRAMSFDHNQESRVDDDMSDDDGSSHLLGEKKRRLNLEQVKALERSFEMGNKLEPERKMQLARALGLKPRQIAIWFQNRRARCKTKQLEKDYEILKRQCDKLKIDNDALKTQNKKLHSELLSLGNRESAGDTPPILFNLNKENEGCNWNINGSGDENNSTIDVNLGTTTTRTSSTNSPLNSHDIFPTAYKVEQTVNEEGFCNMFTNVEDQTNFWPLPVQQHFY; this is encoded by the exons ATGCTTTTTAGTAGTACCATGGCTTTTGTTCCTTCTACAGCACAAGAAACTAGTTCTGTTAATTTTCGAAACCATGAAGCAGCTAATGATGATCTCCCTTCCTCCTTCCCTAGTCATGTATTTCCCTCTTCTTGTGCTCCTCAACAAGAATTTCAag GAATTTCACCGTTGTTAATGAGGAGAGCCATGTCATTTGATCATAATCAAGAATCGAGAGTGGACGACGACATGTCTGATGACGATGGCTCTTCACATTTACTTGGGGAGAAGAAGAGGAGGCTGAATTTGGAGCAAGTGAAGGCACTTGAGAGAAGTTTTGAGATGGGGAACAAGCTTGAGCCTGAGAGGAAAATGCAACTGGCTAGAGCTCTAGGATTGAAACCCAGGCAGATTGCAATTTGGTTCCAGAACAGAAGAGCTAGGTGTAAGACTAAGCAATTGGAGAAAGATTACGAAATCTTGAAGCGACAATGTGATAAACTTAAGATTGATAATGATGCACTCAAGACTCAAAACAAAAAACTTCACTCTGAG TTATTGAGTCTGGGAAACAGAGAATCAGCTGGAGATACACCACCAATATTATTTAATCTGAACAAGGAAAACGAAGGGTGTAATTGGAACATCAATGGAAGTGGTGATGAGAACAACAGTACTATAGATGTAAATCTTGGAACCacaacaacaagaacatcatCAACAAACAGCCCACTCAACAGCCATGATATTTTTCCAACAGCTTATAAAGTAGAGCAAACTGTCAATGAAGAAGGATTTTGCAACATGTTCACCAATGTGGAAGATCAGACCAATTTTTGGCCATTGCCAGTGCAGCAACACTTTTACTAA